Proteins from one Corynebacterium epidermidicanis genomic window:
- the gcvH gene encoding glycine cleavage system protein GcvH, with protein MSNLPESYSYSADHEWISGAEVGATVKLGITDFAANALGEIVYVDLPAVGDTVEIGETCGEVESTKSVSDLFSPVNGTVVAVNDELADAPETINSDPFEAGWLFEVEITEVGPVMTAAEYAEKNGI; from the coding sequence ATGTCTAACCTTCCTGAGTCTTACTCCTACTCTGCTGACCACGAGTGGATCTCCGGCGCCGAGGTCGGCGCTACCGTCAAGCTCGGCATCACCGACTTCGCTGCTAACGCTCTCGGTGAAATCGTCTACGTTGACCTGCCTGCAGTGGGTGACACCGTTGAGATCGGCGAGACCTGTGGCGAAGTTGAGTCCACCAAGTCCGTTTCCGACCTGTTCTCCCCGGTCAACGGCACCGTCGTTGCCGTCAACGACGAGCTTGCCGACGCCCCCGAGACCATCAACTCCGATCCATTCGAAGCTGGTTGGCTCTTCGAGGTCGAAATCACCGAGGTCGGCCCAGTCATGACTGCCGCTGAATACGCGGAAAAGAACGGCATCTAG
- the glnA gene encoding type I glutamate--ammonia ligase: MAFESVADVVKYIKDEEVEFLDIRFTDVPGTEHHLSIPASMFDEETAEAGLAFDGSSIRGFTTIEESDMNLLPDVKTAMIDPFRPAKTLNMKFFVHDPFTREPFSRDPRNVARKAEEYLASTGIADTCFFGAEAEFYLFDSVRFHTDVNASFYEVDSDEGWWNRGSETNLNGGPNLGYKNRTKKGYFPNAPYDGAVDIRDDMVRHMRDAGFDVERFHHECGQGQQEINYKFNTLLHAADDLQTFKYIVKQTAHYHGQTATFMPKPLAGDAGSGMHAHQSLWKDGQPLFHDDNGYAGLSDLARYYIGGILHHAGAVLSFTNATLNSYHRLVPGYEAPINLVYSQRNRSAAVRIPITGSNPKAKRIEFRAPDPSGNPYFGFAAMMMAGLDGIKNRIEPHAPVDKDLYELPPEEAASIPTAPTSLEASLEALAEDHEFLTEGGVFTDDLIQTYIKYKYDNEIIPNRTRPTPQEFEMYFDC, encoded by the coding sequence GTGGCTTTTGAAAGCGTTGCTGATGTCGTCAAGTACATCAAGGACGAAGAAGTTGAATTCCTAGACATCCGCTTTACCGACGTCCCCGGCACCGAACACCACCTTTCGATCCCAGCATCGATGTTCGATGAAGAAACCGCAGAAGCCGGACTGGCATTCGACGGCTCCTCTATCCGTGGGTTCACCACCATCGAAGAATCCGACATGAACCTGCTGCCGGACGTAAAGACGGCAATGATCGACCCGTTCCGACCAGCAAAGACGCTGAACATGAAGTTCTTCGTCCACGACCCATTCACCCGCGAACCATTCAGCCGTGACCCACGCAACGTCGCACGCAAAGCTGAAGAATATTTGGCCTCCACTGGCATCGCCGACACCTGCTTCTTTGGTGCCGAAGCTGAGTTCTACCTCTTCGACTCGGTACGTTTCCACACCGATGTCAACGCCTCCTTCTACGAAGTAGACAGCGACGAAGGCTGGTGGAACCGCGGTTCGGAAACCAACCTCAACGGTGGACCAAACCTCGGCTACAAGAACCGCACCAAGAAGGGCTACTTCCCTAACGCGCCTTATGACGGCGCAGTGGACATCCGCGACGACATGGTCCGCCACATGCGCGATGCTGGTTTTGACGTAGAACGCTTCCACCACGAATGTGGCCAGGGCCAGCAGGAGATCAACTACAAGTTCAACACTCTGCTGCACGCAGCAGACGACCTGCAGACGTTCAAATACATCGTTAAGCAGACCGCCCACTACCACGGTCAAACCGCCACCTTCATGCCTAAGCCACTGGCGGGCGATGCCGGATCCGGTATGCACGCCCACCAATCGCTGTGGAAGGACGGCCAGCCACTGTTCCACGACGATAACGGCTACGCGGGTCTCTCCGACCTCGCCCGTTACTACATCGGTGGCATCCTACACCACGCAGGTGCGGTGCTGTCCTTCACCAACGCGACGTTGAATTCCTACCACCGCTTGGTCCCAGGCTACGAAGCTCCAATCAACCTGGTGTACTCGCAGCGCAACCGCTCCGCAGCAGTGCGCATCCCGATTACGGGCTCCAACCCGAAGGCAAAGCGCATCGAGTTCCGCGCGCCGGACCCATCGGGCAACCCATACTTCGGCTTTGCTGCCATGATGATGGCTGGTCTCGACGGCATCAAGAACCGCATCGAGCCACACGCACCAGTGGACAAGGACCTCTACGAACTCCCACCTGAGGAAGCAGCCTCCATCCCAACCGCCCCGACTTCCCTCGAGGCATCCCTGGAAGCACTCGCCGAAGACCACGAGTTCCTCACCGAAGGTGGCGTCTTCACCGACGACCTCATCCAGACCTACATCAAGTACAAGTACGACAACGAGATCATC
- the gcvT gene encoding glycine cleavage system aminomethyltransferase GcvT: protein MSDVLYSPLHTEHEALGASFTAFGAWQMPLKYGSELAEHKAVRENVGLFDLSHMGEIRVTGAQAGEFLDYALISQLSTIAVGKAKYTMIVQPDGGIIDDLIVYRLDDAEFLVVPNAGNADVVWDELSARAAGFDVSLANESRTTALVAVQGPRAEELLTGIAEDAAAVRELKYYATVPAKIAGFDVLLARTGYTGEDGFELFLPNEQASTLWEALVAAGKPFEMLPCGLAARDSLRLEAGMPLYGNELNRTLTPADAGLGVLVSKKKEGDFLAKDALLGAEAPKRKLIGLQGEGRRAARAHSMILSPEGAEIGEVTSGQLSPTLGYPVAMAYLDVDFAEEGRELDVDIRGKKHTYRVVKLPFYKRG from the coding sequence ATGTCCGATGTGTTGTATTCCCCCCTGCACACCGAGCATGAAGCACTAGGCGCCTCTTTCACTGCCTTCGGCGCGTGGCAGATGCCACTGAAGTACGGTTCCGAACTCGCCGAGCACAAGGCGGTCCGCGAAAACGTCGGACTTTTCGATCTCTCGCACATGGGCGAAATCCGGGTCACCGGCGCCCAGGCCGGCGAATTCCTGGACTACGCGCTGATCTCCCAGCTCTCGACGATCGCTGTGGGCAAAGCGAAGTACACCATGATCGTGCAGCCAGACGGGGGCATTATCGACGACCTGATCGTCTACCGGCTCGATGACGCGGAATTCCTCGTGGTCCCTAACGCTGGCAACGCTGATGTCGTCTGGGACGAGCTTTCCGCGCGCGCTGCGGGCTTCGATGTTTCTTTGGCGAACGAATCCCGCACCACGGCTCTCGTCGCTGTGCAAGGCCCCCGCGCCGAGGAGCTGCTCACCGGCATCGCCGAAGATGCAGCTGCTGTACGTGAGCTGAAGTATTACGCGACGGTACCGGCAAAAATCGCTGGCTTTGATGTCTTGCTCGCTCGCACCGGGTACACCGGCGAGGACGGCTTTGAGCTTTTCCTGCCCAATGAACAGGCCTCGACACTGTGGGAAGCTCTCGTTGCAGCTGGAAAGCCGTTCGAGATGCTGCCATGTGGGCTAGCAGCCCGTGATTCCCTGCGTCTTGAGGCAGGTATGCCGCTCTACGGCAACGAACTCAATCGCACGTTGACCCCTGCCGATGCCGGTCTCGGCGTGCTGGTGTCCAAGAAGAAGGAAGGTGACTTCCTGGCTAAGGATGCCCTCCTCGGCGCCGAAGCTCCGAAGCGCAAGCTCATCGGCTTGCAGGGTGAAGGTCGACGGGCGGCGCGCGCCCACTCGATGATCCTTTCCCCGGAAGGCGCAGAGATCGGCGAGGTAACTTCTGGCCAGCTCTCCCCAACCCTTGGCTACCCAGTTGCGATGGCCTACCTCGATGTGGATTTCGCCGAGGAAGGCCGCGAGCTGGACGTAGATATCCGTGGCAAGAAGCACACCTACCGTGTTGTCAAACTGCCTTTCTACAAGCGTGGCTAA
- a CDS encoding aspartate:alanine exchanger family transporter, whose translation MQVFVENQLLALVTIMALGLLLGRVRVFGFQLGVAAVLFVGLGFATLNPAIALPPIVFIIGLSLFVYTIGLESGPDFFRSLRTTGLKANIFALAVIAVSTLLAWVLIKAFDLDAATGAGMFTGALTNTPAMAAVVDSLPGLVSPDQLADVAELPVVTYSLAYPIGVLGVIVAIAVCHALFRVNPAAEAEAAGVAVHELLTARVRVTKDDLPALTNIPYILELDIIISRRERAGELHIPELGDRARIGDILTVVGTESEVARATALMGESVPGDPTHDEGLDYRRIFVSNPSIVGIPLAKLRPQMSDMLVTRVRRGDVDMVATPEMSLQLGDRVRVVCPSERLDRATRFFGDSYKKISDINLLPLLVGLTLGVVVGMIEFPLPGGSSLKLGNAGGPLLVSLVLGALGRTGPVVWQVPYGANLVLRGLGITLFLAGIGTTAGAGFAKALADPASLTVIGVGALLTCALSFLTLLVGHKVLRIPFGQTAGILAGIQTHPAVLSYASDQQNNELPAFGYTSVYPLSMVAKIVAAQVLLFVLL comes from the coding sequence GTGCAGGTATTTGTAGAAAATCAACTACTTGCCCTAGTGACCATCATGGCACTGGGGCTTTTGCTTGGCCGCGTCCGGGTCTTCGGCTTCCAACTAGGAGTTGCCGCCGTCTTATTTGTGGGCCTAGGCTTTGCGACGCTCAACCCAGCTATCGCCCTGCCACCCATCGTCTTCATCATCGGTCTTTCCCTGTTCGTCTACACGATCGGCTTAGAGTCCGGGCCGGACTTCTTCCGTTCCTTGCGGACCACCGGATTGAAAGCAAATATCTTCGCACTCGCGGTCATAGCTGTGTCCACGCTGTTGGCTTGGGTGTTGATCAAAGCCTTTGATTTAGATGCCGCCACCGGCGCGGGTATGTTCACCGGAGCGCTCACCAACACGCCTGCGATGGCCGCGGTGGTGGATTCTCTGCCAGGTCTAGTTAGCCCCGACCAGCTCGCGGACGTCGCCGAACTGCCGGTCGTTACCTATTCATTGGCCTACCCGATCGGTGTGCTGGGTGTGATCGTGGCTATCGCGGTTTGCCACGCACTGTTTCGCGTCAATCCGGCTGCCGAGGCGGAGGCCGCGGGCGTGGCCGTGCACGAGCTTCTTACCGCCCGGGTGCGGGTGACCAAGGACGATCTTCCTGCGTTGACCAACATTCCCTACATTTTGGAACTAGACATCATCATCTCCAGGCGGGAGCGCGCAGGCGAACTGCATATCCCTGAGCTGGGCGATCGGGCACGCATCGGCGACATCTTGACGGTCGTCGGCACCGAATCCGAAGTCGCGCGCGCAACGGCGTTGATGGGTGAGAGCGTGCCCGGAGATCCCACGCACGACGAGGGGCTAGACTATCGACGCATCTTCGTCTCGAACCCCTCCATCGTGGGAATTCCACTCGCGAAACTGCGCCCCCAAATGTCCGACATGTTGGTCACCCGCGTGCGGCGTGGCGACGTCGACATGGTGGCCACCCCCGAGATGAGCCTGCAACTCGGGGATCGCGTACGCGTAGTCTGCCCCAGCGAACGCCTCGACCGAGCGACAAGGTTCTTCGGCGATTCCTACAAGAAAATCTCCGATATCAATCTGCTGCCCCTTCTGGTGGGGCTTACCCTCGGCGTTGTGGTGGGCATGATTGAATTCCCACTGCCGGGAGGAAGTTCGCTCAAGTTGGGCAATGCCGGCGGGCCACTGCTGGTATCGCTGGTGCTCGGCGCGCTCGGCCGTACCGGCCCAGTGGTGTGGCAGGTCCCCTACGGTGCGAACTTGGTGCTGCGGGGCCTGGGAATCACTTTGTTCTTGGCGGGCATCGGCACCACCGCTGGTGCGGGTTTTGCTAAGGCGTTGGCCGACCCTGCGTCGCTGACCGTTATCGGCGTAGGAGCTTTGTTGACCTGCGCGTTGAGCTTCCTCACCCTCCTTGTGGGACACAAAGTGCTCCGGATTCCATTCGGTCAAACAGCTGGCATCCTCGCCGGAATTCAAACCCACCCGGCCGTGCTCTCCTACGCTAGCGACCAACAAAACAATGAGCTGCCCGCGTTTGGCTATACCAGCGTGTATCCGCTGAGCATGGTGGCCAAAATCGTGGCAGCTCAAGTGTTGTTGTTTGTTTTGCTCTAG
- a CDS encoding RDD family protein, protein MSEQKRSWLEGPMIPGDADDPMAPGRWPGEKLGLPEKGAGALASVMRRAVGITIDWFLCMFIAIIIRNFTDALGGVSTLTLILFCLISVVSVWLFARTPGQAILGMGVARVDAVGRVGFVRALVRTVLTVFIFPPIMVDADGRGLHDRATQTAVIFG, encoded by the coding sequence ATGTCTGAACAAAAACGCAGCTGGCTTGAAGGCCCGATGATTCCGGGCGACGCCGATGATCCCATGGCACCAGGTCGCTGGCCTGGGGAAAAGCTCGGGCTCCCGGAAAAAGGGGCAGGTGCGTTGGCCAGTGTCATGCGACGTGCAGTCGGAATTACGATCGACTGGTTTCTCTGCATGTTCATCGCGATCATTATTCGTAATTTCACCGATGCGCTCGGGGGAGTGTCGACACTCACCCTTATCCTGTTTTGCCTTATCTCCGTGGTGAGCGTGTGGTTGTTCGCCCGCACCCCGGGCCAGGCAATCCTCGGCATGGGTGTGGCGCGTGTCGACGCCGTCGGTCGCGTTGGATTCGTCCGTGCCCTCGTGCGTACCGTGCTGACGGTTTTCATTTTCCCGCCGATTATGGTGGACGCTGACGGGCGGGGACTCCACGACCGCGCTACTCAAACCGCGGTTATTTTCGGCTAA
- a CDS encoding DUF4191 domain-containing protein has protein sequence MADAKKAQLKAAEKEAKAAKRAQRKQNYSQMWQAFNIQRKNDKALVPLMLIAVVGMAVLFFGLGLLFNSQWWMLPIGLALGIMLAMFIFTRRVEKSVYDQAENQPGAAGWALENLKSGVGMAWRTKTAIAANTHMDAVHRVIGNPGIVLVGEGEMHRLKPLMAQAEKRLNRVSGGVPIYKIYTGEGEDQVRIRNLQRELMKLPRNYKKDEVYALANKIEAMDHISGQGQPGLPKGPLPKGAKVSGMNRRARRQAERGGR, from the coding sequence ATGGCAGATGCAAAGAAGGCGCAGTTGAAGGCAGCCGAAAAGGAAGCAAAGGCAGCTAAGCGCGCGCAGCGAAAGCAGAATTACTCGCAAATGTGGCAAGCGTTTAACATCCAGCGCAAGAACGACAAGGCGCTGGTTCCGCTCATGCTTATCGCAGTGGTCGGCATGGCCGTGCTGTTCTTTGGTCTGGGCTTGCTCTTCAATTCGCAATGGTGGATGCTGCCGATTGGTTTGGCGCTGGGCATCATGCTGGCGATGTTTATCTTCACCCGACGTGTCGAAAAGTCTGTCTACGACCAGGCTGAAAACCAGCCCGGTGCTGCCGGTTGGGCACTGGAGAACCTCAAGTCGGGTGTCGGAATGGCTTGGCGCACCAAGACGGCGATCGCTGCCAACACCCACATGGACGCGGTCCACCGCGTCATTGGCAACCCCGGAATTGTCCTGGTTGGCGAAGGCGAAATGCATCGACTAAAGCCGCTGATGGCGCAGGCCGAAAAGCGTCTGAACCGAGTTTCCGGCGGAGTACCGATCTACAAAATCTACACCGGTGAAGGCGAGGACCAGGTCCGCATCCGCAACCTGCAGCGCGAACTGATGAAGCTCCCTCGCAACTACAAGAAGGACGAAGTCTACGCGTTGGCCAACAAGATCGAAGCCATGGACCACATCTCCGGCCAAGGCCAGCCAGGCTTGCCGAAGGGCCCTCTGCCCAAGGGCGCGAAGGTCTCCGGTATGAATCGGCGGGCGCGCCGCCAAGCTGAGCGCGGGGGACGCTAG
- a CDS encoding AIM24 family protein produces the protein MPIHGYLFQNSAEIQSNDQFVQQNKKMLKVNLQGAPIQAKVGSMVAYQGDVRFENKGSGGLGKMFKKAVTGEGVEMMHVSGAGQVFLADQAQEVQILFLENDMISVNGKNVLAFSSSIEWDVHRIKGGGMMAGGLFNVSLRGTGFVAVLTDGDPIALNVAEAPTFADPQAAVLWTSGVQMQVRTDFTGGLRSLVHGGTGESIQLGFGGQGIVVVQPSEGQIFGGAGESSSSGSGLSDLFS, from the coding sequence ATGCCAATCCACGGATACCTGTTTCAAAACTCGGCTGAAATCCAGTCCAATGACCAGTTCGTCCAGCAGAACAAGAAAATGCTCAAGGTGAACTTGCAAGGTGCGCCGATCCAAGCGAAGGTCGGCTCGATGGTGGCCTACCAGGGCGATGTGAGGTTTGAAAACAAGGGGTCTGGTGGCCTGGGCAAAATGTTCAAGAAAGCCGTCACCGGCGAAGGCGTAGAAATGATGCACGTTTCCGGCGCTGGCCAGGTTTTCCTTGCCGACCAAGCCCAGGAAGTGCAAATCCTCTTCCTGGAAAATGACATGATCTCCGTCAACGGTAAGAACGTCCTCGCGTTCTCTTCCAGCATCGAATGGGACGTCCACCGCATCAAGGGCGGCGGAATGATGGCCGGCGGGCTTTTCAACGTTTCGCTGCGGGGCACTGGGTTCGTTGCCGTGCTTACCGACGGCGATCCAATCGCCCTCAACGTGGCCGAAGCCCCCACCTTCGCTGACCCGCAAGCAGCGGTGCTGTGGACCTCCGGCGTGCAGATGCAGGTCCGCACCGACTTCACTGGTGGCCTTCGTTCCTTGGTCCACGGCGGCACCGGCGAGTCTATCCAGCTGGGATTCGGTGGTCAGGGCATCGTGGTGGTGCAGCCGTCGGAGGGGCAGATTTTCGGTGGAGCGGGGGAATCCAGCTCGTCTGGTTCGGGCCTGAGTGATCTGTTTAGCTAG
- a CDS encoding AAA family ATPase, producing MTFISGFELSELEPGEDNAYLRQLPIVKSLLGAGRIDFTSSVTFLVGENGAGKSTLVEALAVGMRFNPAGGTRNSLFSSADTVSELHYWLRIFRSRNPRDGYFLRAEAMNKVFSYYDAPGFYDPRFGPRMHTMSHGESSLHLLKNRFHANGLYLLDEPESGLSPDSQIVAAARIADLARRGAQFIIATHSPIILAVPGAEILEIRDGALTRVSYEETSLVEATREFIDDPLGTAAYLCEADPIPED from the coding sequence ATGACTTTTATCAGTGGGTTCGAGCTCTCGGAACTCGAACCAGGGGAAGATAACGCTTACCTGCGTCAGTTGCCGATCGTGAAGTCGCTGTTGGGCGCCGGCCGGATCGACTTCACGTCTTCCGTTACTTTTTTGGTGGGGGAAAACGGTGCTGGTAAGTCGACGCTGGTGGAAGCATTGGCCGTCGGCATGCGCTTCAATCCAGCCGGTGGCACTCGAAACAGCCTATTTTCTTCAGCGGATACCGTCTCCGAGCTGCACTATTGGCTGCGTATCTTCCGTTCGCGCAACCCTCGCGATGGCTACTTCTTGCGCGCGGAGGCCATGAACAAGGTCTTTAGCTATTATGATGCGCCTGGATTCTACGATCCGCGCTTTGGCCCGCGGATGCACACGATGTCACACGGCGAAAGCTCCTTGCACCTGCTGAAGAACCGCTTTCATGCGAATGGACTGTACCTCCTGGATGAGCCCGAATCTGGGCTGTCGCCCGACTCACAGATTGTTGCCGCTGCTCGTATCGCGGATCTGGCCAGGCGTGGTGCGCAGTTCATCATCGCTACCCATTCGCCGATCATTTTGGCCGTTCCAGGCGCGGAGATTCTCGAGATCCGCGACGGCGCATTGACCCGCGTGTCGTATGAGGAAACCTCCCTGGTCGAAGCCACGCGCGAGTTTATCGACGATCCCCTCGGCACCGCCGCCTACCTGTGCGAAGCAGACCCGATTCCCGAGGATTGA
- the lipA gene encoding lipoyl synthase, whose protein sequence is MLRVEARNSETPIESKPRWIRTSVKTGPEYQDMKQRVSGASLHTVCQEAGCPNIHECWESREATFLIGGDQCSRRCDFCQIHTGKPDPLDRDEPRRVAESVREMGLNYATITGVTRDDLEDEGAWLYAEVVRQIHALNPNTGVENLVPDFSGKPDLLQQVFEARPEVFAHNIETVPRIFKRIRPAFRYDRSLDVIRQARDFGLVTKSNLILGMGETVEEIQEALRDLRSAGCDIITITQYLRPGLKFHPIERWVKPEEFVEHADYARELGFTGVMSGPLVRSSYRAGRLYAQTIAARGEELPENLKHLAETSAGSTAQEATSLLAKYGASEDTPVTTRA, encoded by the coding sequence ATGCTCCGCGTTGAGGCTCGTAACTCCGAGACTCCCATTGAGAGCAAACCACGCTGGATCCGCACCTCGGTGAAAACGGGTCCGGAATATCAAGATATGAAACAGCGCGTTTCCGGCGCTTCCCTACACACTGTTTGCCAAGAGGCAGGGTGCCCCAACATCCACGAATGTTGGGAATCCCGCGAGGCCACTTTCCTCATCGGCGGTGACCAGTGCTCGCGGCGCTGCGATTTCTGCCAAATCCACACCGGCAAGCCAGACCCACTCGATCGCGACGAGCCGCGTCGCGTCGCGGAATCCGTGCGCGAGATGGGGCTTAACTACGCCACCATTACCGGCGTCACCCGTGACGATTTGGAAGACGAAGGTGCCTGGCTCTACGCGGAAGTCGTCCGCCAGATCCACGCGTTGAATCCCAACACGGGCGTGGAAAACCTGGTTCCGGACTTCTCCGGCAAGCCTGACCTGCTTCAACAAGTTTTCGAGGCGCGCCCCGAGGTGTTCGCGCACAACATTGAAACCGTGCCACGTATCTTCAAGCGCATCCGCCCAGCGTTCCGCTATGATCGCTCCCTGGACGTCATCCGCCAGGCTCGAGATTTCGGCCTGGTGACCAAGTCCAACCTGATCCTCGGCATGGGCGAAACCGTCGAAGAAATCCAGGAAGCCCTGCGCGACCTGCGTTCGGCTGGCTGTGACATCATCACCATCACCCAGTACCTGCGCCCAGGACTGAAATTCCACCCGATCGAACGATGGGTGAAGCCGGAAGAATTTGTCGAGCACGCAGATTATGCCCGCGAGCTGGGCTTTACCGGCGTTATGTCCGGCCCGTTGGTGCGCTCCTCCTACCGCGCCGGCCGCCTCTACGCCCAGACTATCGCCGCACGCGGCGAGGAACTGCCAGAGAACTTGAAGCACCTCGCTGAAACCTCCGCTGGTTCCACCGCCCAGGAAGCCACTTCCCTGCTGGCGAAGTACGGCGCATCCGAAGACACCCCCGTGACCACCCGCGCATAG
- the lipB gene encoding lipoyl(octanoyl) transferase LipB, translating into MTAPRAPFTAPDAPIRRSGEPIDVVKLGLQDYEQMWHRQADIAAQRANDEIHDQLLMLEHPSIYTAGKRTQPEDRPTNGLPVIDVDRGGRITWHGPGQLVCYPIIKLNDPVDVVDYVRRVEEALIQVVRQLGVTTAGRIDGRSGVWVPASDGRADRKIAALGIRITRGVSMHGLALNCNNTLEYYDHIVPCGIDDAGVTTLAAELGRDVTVDECIEPISVALIDALEGRLTVADHTFGTAPDPCKGLGKRKV; encoded by the coding sequence ATGACAGCCCCTCGCGCCCCTTTTACCGCACCCGATGCCCCGATCCGACGCAGTGGCGAGCCGATTGACGTCGTCAAGCTTGGGCTCCAGGATTATGAGCAGATGTGGCATCGTCAGGCCGACATCGCGGCCCAGCGCGCCAATGACGAGATCCACGACCAGCTGCTGATGCTCGAGCACCCGTCGATATACACCGCGGGCAAGCGCACCCAGCCCGAGGATCGCCCCACCAACGGCCTGCCGGTCATTGACGTGGACCGTGGTGGTCGCATCACCTGGCATGGCCCCGGCCAACTGGTCTGCTACCCGATCATCAAACTCAACGACCCTGTTGACGTGGTCGACTATGTGCGCCGCGTGGAGGAAGCACTCATCCAGGTGGTGCGCCAACTCGGTGTCACCACTGCCGGGCGTATCGACGGCCGTTCCGGAGTATGGGTCCCGGCCAGTGACGGCCGGGCGGACCGCAAAATTGCCGCGCTCGGTATCCGAATCACTCGCGGGGTGTCTATGCATGGGCTCGCGCTGAACTGCAACAACACCCTCGAGTACTACGACCACATCGTCCCCTGCGGCATCGACGATGCCGGAGTGACCACCCTCGCCGCCGAGCTCGGACGAGACGTGACGGTGGATGAATGCATTGAGCCAATTTCGGTGGCCCTGATTGATGCCCTCGAAGGGCGTCTTACCGTGGCTGACCATACGTTTGGCACGGCTCCGGATCCCTGTAAGGGGTTAGGCAAGCGAAAGGTGTAG
- a CDS encoding AAA family ATPase, which produces MYVDRLYLKPISNGDYSTSLPLARHLGALGTFRFTRPVTILTGENGAGKSTLIEAMACRLGFDAAGGVQAEFNRAAEWTTSKLHRALVIRGSLPLINGYFLRSETQFNVANAGEPVARSHSESIMDVVERHFFSKGLFILDEPEVGLSPIHQMALLGYIDMIARGGGQFIIATHSPIILAVPGADIWHLSSERLGQVAYEDHPIYLTYRDFLRDPQQRILGELGRLR; this is translated from the coding sequence ATGTACGTGGACCGGTTGTACCTGAAGCCCATCAGCAATGGGGATTATTCCACATCGCTGCCGCTGGCCAGGCATCTAGGTGCCCTGGGGACTTTCCGATTCACGCGACCAGTCACGATCCTGACCGGCGAAAACGGTGCCGGAAAATCCACGCTCATCGAGGCGATGGCGTGCCGGTTGGGGTTTGACGCCGCCGGAGGCGTACAGGCTGAGTTCAATCGCGCAGCAGAATGGACCACCTCGAAGCTGCACCGCGCCCTCGTCATTCGAGGCTCATTGCCGCTGATCAATGGCTATTTTCTGCGCTCGGAAACTCAATTCAATGTGGCGAATGCTGGCGAGCCGGTGGCGCGTTCGCATAGCGAATCCATCATGGATGTGGTGGAGCGCCACTTCTTTTCCAAGGGACTGTTCATCCTCGATGAACCCGAAGTCGGGCTGAGTCCCATCCATCAAATGGCGCTATTGGGGTATATCGACATGATCGCTCGAGGTGGGGGACAATTCATTATCGCAACACACTCGCCGATCATTTTGGCGGTGCCAGGAGCGGATATTTGGCATCTGTCGTCGGAAAGGCTTGGTCAGGTGGCGTACGAGGACCACCCGATCTACCTGACTTATCGCGACTTCCTGCGGGACCCGCAGCAGCGGATCCTCGGAGAGCTAGGCAGGTTGCGATGA